One genomic window of Camelina sativa cultivar DH55 chromosome 5, Cs, whole genome shotgun sequence includes the following:
- the LOC104786583 gene encoding putative cysteine-rich receptor-like protein kinase 9, whose amino-acid sequence MSSCATFIFLVLLSILTCFRASAQNLSLLYYFCPNTTTYSRNSTYDTNLKTVLTSFSSSSALYSTGFQNATAGQAPDRVTGLFLCRGDVSSEVCRNCVAFAVNESLTRCPNQREAVLYYDECMLRYSHRNILSTLRTDGGYTLSNLNNIPHDQQDRFRELVLSTLNQAATKAVDSSRKFDARKAKFTALQTLYGLVQCTPDLTRQDCLRCLQTSINQLPTERIGARLLLPSCGSRYELYPFYNESAVRTQTTT is encoded by the coding sequence ATGTCTTCGTGCGCCACTTTCATCTTCCTTGTCCTTTTATCCATTCTCACTTGCTTCAGAGCTTCAGCGCAAAACCTTTCTCTGTTATACTATTTTTGTCCAAACACGACCACGTATTCAAGGAACAGCACTTACGACACCAACCTCAAAACAGTTTTGACTTCCTTCTCTTCCAGCAGCGCTTTATACTCCACCGGATTTCAAAACGCCACAGCGGGTCAAGCTCCCGACAGGGTCACCGGACTTTTCCTATGCCGCGGAGATGTCTCGTCAGAAGTTTGCCGTAACTGCGTCGCCTTTGCAGTCAACGAATCCTTAACTCGGTGTCCGAATCAGAGAGAGGCCGTGCTCTATTACGATGAGTGTATGCTCAGATACTCTCACCGGAATATTCTTTCGACCCTTAGAACCGATGGTGGATATACCTTGTCTAACCTCAATAATATTCCACATGACCAACAAGACAGGTTCAGAGAGTTGGTTTTGTCCACCTTGAACCAAGCAGCAACCAAAGCCGTGGATAGTTCCCGAAAATTCGACGCGAGAAAAGCCAAATTTACTGCGTTGCAGACTTTGTACGGACTTGTTCAGTGCACTCCTGATTTGACTAGACAAGATTGTTTGCGTTGTCTGCAAACGTCCATCAATCAGTTACCTACGGAAAGAATTGGGGCAAGACTTCTTTTGCCAAGCTGTGGTTCAAGATACGAGCTTTATCCGTTTTACAACGAATCCGCCGTTAGAACACAAACCACCACTTGA